One genomic window of Cydia splendana chromosome 16, ilCydSple1.2, whole genome shotgun sequence includes the following:
- the LOC134798239 gene encoding uncharacterized protein LOC134798239 isoform X3, which produces MSGKFYSLREMKSIVDYLTVNHFYGETKGRKMWMDYANSNSTQRTWQSLKETFLKRILPDITNPYYRLDPDQILSFKRGMNLTQKDRRLELRPVNTSKDNGANDENDQPSTSKKNTEENATGEDTQCSKIVHNRASTETLILDTCYQTAEDMQSDLESANEDQNEDKANKSKPALKSVRDFIEYTEPLTPMLQEVLDDFATDEDCSDAEPPMQIDENYVDQDEILDAPENPTSSQSILKPNKTQNTAKITTSGEKVSEKQAGNVNHNKNNTEDPVVVPDDTVLSQLEDVMVLVDEALAQDIDKELSRNIESQNKEASSNQSIPMTDSLLPNNQEAIKNHTTPEVPSPTPSPHDNGERGNRKKESQVDDKQSNSKSNLMSDQEPEQKGSDGLITIDSNEEKANNKDTAKDILTAKSPESPKKPSLKDDKVHEIHSDSSTGIKDIDPQVDNPCLKSVSLFEQLSSTKYSDSDSNNKENSNDQRKTQAQNAGETKTNKDPRSEGTKVNEDQNNETANTKKQTQDGVILLNSRTTSESVDDSDIHHRPLARSSLKIQKDKKLASVFGFSNGGAPKSRRLNGRKRTTSHRNVQSDSSDWTSTSDSDYVSPPHGRRNRYARKYLKPRAARIMSLEEEGGLFVMLGKKVYPLVKDGKPVKNYVTFLPESDPEEDDSYWKSKYIEERKRTDVLKKKLGHSKSNGVLDKEEKDSSISVSSVTSPLTENRTRLPPSRQESVQGNELMRRYSGVMEKPVSKETLKIKFTKNDQEVQLEGHWQHINPVLAQVVSILHKDAEKKADTVTCVELSSGNTTPITPTVIPTEAPMDTVRDKVNELESAIFKEIEEKDKKDDEIQEVVVQKEDKEKSVPADNPEVKDSVPENVEEQANITQRKKRGRPKRQVSPAVVAAQTPTKKSKKSIELSKVVEEVKAQDVNNTPNAERQTRTPRKLLNGVPPKAKASRKSLAKPQPEAPVESAPTPVIEENEEDVVRYKFPSPEPEQQTTKANITNKTTPKKHLPNIASPESLSHHSANSSQGYQDSDTSPFNINFRRKRRLSISTLSIKGRKMKRKQRSRSYPLIKHFFSESDSSCSITFKTGRKEQSTINSEVYRSDSYQFLMPRSRTIEILDKIEEANDNETDTLANEIRNLRDEILKANDSINKTDPTSSSILSLPLSPELSFVENLSVNKRAIAEINDHPTINETESNTAQNTCNNKYLMSQVDVSMPLMNQDCDLQEKYRKHLMAAMSNLSDGPNSAGRNLSKDSSMRMSITSESILKTYSGINVESSDSLDRRLEQLLLESAQKPATKEEKMEVDTQVKKKGSRKRCSTPHKKNTVQNKKKVNLEPVIVEESKAHCSRGGRRSCPPSVNIVYCEKNVPDNLEINIQDQRIDVTAVTKKPRIKKDIIKVKITKPKDKQHKKKKSPQKKQNISRSSNTEGENESGVFLHGFEDSSELIHNHSETCLHIRDCMDQDGSDSVEYIDTASKSIISLSSDSFASENKENLGGNSMESGKTTPELYCDNAQCATNLREAKATEMQRADSGNTMYFTPFASRCNSALTDDLSDPPVPKPRTSKWYLLSEDESNTNYFDVQDDRPVYGANLQQIFPITCAIPDLSTITEMSEKSQKASLDAGEFRRETK; this is translated from the exons ATGTCAGG GAAATTTTATTCATTGCGTGAAATGAAATCAATAGTGGATTACCTAACAGTAAACCACTTCTACGGTGAAACAAAGGGCCGAAAGATGTGGATGGACTATGCCAATTCTAAT TCAACGCAAAGAACCTGGCAGAGCCTCAAAGAGACATTCTTAAAAAGAATCTTACCAGATATTACTAATCCTTATTACAGGCTAGACCCTGATCAGATATTAAGCTTCAAGCGAGG gATGAATCTTACACAAAAAGATAGAAGACTGGAATTGCGACCTGTGAACACTTCTAAAGACAATG GTGCAAATGATGAAAATGACCAGCCAAGTACTAGCAAAAAAAATACAGAAGAAAATGCTACAGGTGAGGATACCCAATGTTCAAAAATAGTACACAACAGAGCATCCACTGAGACCCTTATACTTGATACATGTTACCAAACTGCTGAGGATATGCAAAGTGATCTCGAAAGTGCCAATGAAGATCAAAATGAAGATAAGGCAAACAAATCAAAACCAGCATTAAAGTCTGTTCGGGATTTCATAGAATATACAGAACCTTTGACACCTATGCTGCAAGAGGTTTTGGATGATTTTGCAACAGATGAAGATTGTTCTGACGCTGAACCACCCATGCAAATAGATGAAAATTATGTAGATCAAGATGAAATATTAGATGCCCCAGAAAATCCCACTTCATCCCAGAGCATTCTGAAaccaaataaaacacaaaacacaGCCAAAATCACAACATCTGGAGAAAAGGTTAGTGAAAAACAAGCAGGAAATGTaaatcataataaaaataatactgaAGACCCTGTAGTGGTTCCTGATGACACAGTACTTTCTCAATTGGAGGATGTTATGGTGTTAGTTGATGAAGCTCTTGCACAAGACATAGATAAGGAGCTTAGCAGAAATATTGAAAGCCAAAATAAGGAAGCCAGTTCTAATCAGTCCATTCCAATGACTGACAGTTTACTTCCTAATAATCAAGAAGCTATTAAAAATCATACTACACCTGAAGTTCCATCGCCTACACCTTCACCACATGACAATGGTGAAAGAGGAAATAGGAAAAAGGAAAGCCAGGTTGATGATAAACAATCAAATTCAAAATCTAATTTGATGTCAGATCAAGAGCCAGAACAAAAAGGTTCTGATGGACTAATCACTATCGACTCTAATGAAGAAAAGGCGAATAACAAAGATACTGCAAAAGACATACTAACAGCTAAAAGTCCAGAATCTCCTAAAAAGCCTTCTCTAAAAGATGATAAAGTTCATGAAATACATTCAGATAGTAGCACAGGCATTAAAGATATAGATCCACAAGTTGATAACCCATGCCTGAAAAGTGTCAGTTTATTTGAACAGTTGTCTTCGACAAAATATAGTGATTCAGATtcaaataataaagaaaactcCAATGACCAGCGAAAAACGCAAGCGCAAAATGCTGGAGAaacaaaaactaataaagatccAAGGAGTGAGGGAACTAAAGTAAATGAAGATCAAAACAATGAAACTGCAAACACCAAAAAACAAACACAGGATGGTGTTATTCTTCTAAACTCCCGTACCACCTCTGAAAGTGTTGATGACTCTGATATCCACCATAGACCTCTTGCCCGTTCATCTCTCAAAATTCAAAAGGATAAAAAATTAGCTAGCGTTTTCGGATTTTCTAATG GTGGTGCTCCCAAAAGCAGAAGATTGAATGGTCGCAAGAGAACTACCTCCCACCGTAATGTGCA ATCGGACTCAAGTGACTGGACTTCAACTAGCGATAGCGACTACGTGTCCCCTCCGCATGGCAGGAGGAACAGATATGCTAGGAAATATCT GAAACCGCGTGCAGCCCGGATAATGTCGCTCGAGGAAGAAGGGGGCTTGTTCGTCATGCTGGGGAAGAAGGTTTATCCGTTGGTCAAAGATGGCAAACCTGTCAAGAACTATGTCACTTTCCTGCCTGAGA GTGATCCCGAAGAAGATGACTCTTATTGGaaatccaaatatattgaaGAAAGAAAACGAACAGACGTATTAAAAAA AAAACTGGGACATTCTAAGTCTAATGGCGTGCTAGATAAAGAAGAAAAGGATAGTTCTATCTCGGTATCTTCTGTCACTTCACCCCT gACCGAAAATCGTACAAGATTACCGCCAAGCCGACAAGAAAGTGTTCAAG GAAATGAATTAATGCGACGATATAGCGGGGTTATGGAAAAACCGGTCAGcaaagaaacattaaaaatcaaATTCACTAAGAATGACCAA GAAGTACAACTAGAGGGTCACTGGCAACACATAAACCCAGTTCTGGCGCAAGTGGTGTCCATCTTACACAAGGATGCTGAGAAGAAAGCTGACACGGTCACTTGTGTGGAGCTGTCGAGCGGAAACACCACACCCATCACCCCTACGGTTATACCTACTGAGGCGCCTATGGATACAG TACGCGATAAAGTAAACGAGTTAGAATCAGCAATATTTAAAGAGATAGAAGAGAAAGATAAGAAAGATGATGAAATACAGGAAGTTGTGGTACAAAAGGaagacaaagaaaaaagtgtGCCCGCTGACAATCCAGAAGTTAAGGATAGTGTTCCAGAAAATGTTGAAGAACAAGCAAATATTACGCAaag GAAAAAACGAGGCAGACCTAAAAGACAGGTTTCACCAGCAGTTGTGGCGGCACAGACCCCGActaaaaagtcaaaaaaatctatagAGCTAAGTAAAGTCGTAGAGGAAGTAAAAGCTCAAGATGTTAACAACACACCGAATGCCGAGAGGCAAACAAGGACCCCTAGGAAACTCTTAAATG GCGTGCCTCCAAAAGCCAAAGCAAGTAGGAAATCATTAGCAAAGCCACAGCCTGAGGCGCCTGTGGAAAGTGCACCAACTCCAGTAATCGAAGAAAATGAGGAGGATGTGGTGCGCTACAAATTCCCGTCGCCGGAACCCGAACAACAGACCACCAAGGctaatattacaaacaaaacCACTCCCAAGAAGCA CTTACCTAACATCGCTTCACCCGAAAGCTTATCCCACCACTCAGCAAATAGCAGTCAAGGCTACCAAGACTCTGACACTAGCCCATTTAACATAAACTTCAGAAGAAAGAGACGCTTAAGCATCTCCACCCTGTCTATAAAAGGCAGAAAAATGAAACGTAAACAAAGAAGCAGATCATATCCCCTGATAAAACATTTCTTTAGTGAAAGCGATTCATCCTGTAGTATCACTTTCAAAACTGGAAGAAAAGAACAGTCTACCATCAACTCTGAGGTGTACAGATCGGATTCGTACCAGTTCCTCATGCCTCGGTCACGGACTATAGAGATACTGGATAAGATTGAAGAGGCGAACGATAACGAAACTGACACGCTAGCGAATGAAATTCGCAACCTTCGTGACGAGATTTTGAAAGCTAATGACTCAATAAATAAAACTGATCCAACCAGCTCCAGTATATTGTCTTTACCACTGTCCCCAGAACTGTCATTTGTTGAGAATTTATCAGTAAACAAAAGAGCTATTGCAGAAATAAATGACCACCCGACAATCAATGAAACGGAGAGCAATACTGCGCAAAATACGTGCAATAATAAATATCTCATGTCTCAGGTAGACGTTTCCATGCCTCTCATGAACCAGGATTGCGATCTACAAGAAAAGTACAGAAAGCATCTAATGGCCGCGATGAGTAATTTATCTGATGGGCCAAATTCTGCTGGACGGAATTTGTCAAAGGATTCAAGCATGAGAATGTCGATAACATCCGAATCTATCTTGAAAACTTATTCTGGCATCAACGTTGAGTCGTCAGACTCTCTAGACAGAAGACTGGAGCAACTGCTTTTGGAGAGCGCTCAAAAACCCGCGACTAAGGAAGAAAAGATGGAAGTAGATACACAAGTAAAGAAAAAGGGTTCTAGAAAACGATGTTCAACTCCTCATAAGAAAAACACTGTTCAAAATAAGAAGAAGGTCAATCTAGAACCAGTTATAGTTGAAGAATCAAAAGCTCACTGTTCACGCGGTGGCAGGAGATCATGCCCGCCGTCTGTCAATATTGTTTACTGTGAAAAAAATGTACCAGACAACCTAGAAATCAATATACAAGATCAAAGGATTGACGTCACTGCTGTTACCAAAAAGCCACGAATTAAAAAAGATATTATAAAAGTCAAAATAACAAAACCGAAGGATAAGCAGCACAAAAAGAAAAAGTCTCCTCAAAAGAAGCAGAATATTAGCCGCAGTTCAAACACTGAAGGAGAGAACGAGTCTGGTGTGTTTTTGCACGGTTTTGAAGATAGTAGCGAGCTCATACACAACCATTCAGAGACTTGCCTTCATATCAGAGACTGTATGGACCAAGACGGCTCCGACAGTGTAGAGTACATAGACACTGCATCCAAATCTATAATTTCTTTGAGTTCGGACTCTTTCGCTTCCGAGAATAAAGAGAATTTGGGTGGAAACTCAATGGAAAGTGGGAAAACAACACCTGAGCTGTATTGTGACAATGCTCAGTGTGCTACGAATCTGCGTGAGG CTAAAGCAACAGAGATGCAACGCGCAGACAGCGGCAACACGATGTATTTCACCCCGTTCGCGAGCCGATGCAACAGCGCTCTCACCGACGACCTGTCAGATCCGCCCGTCCCCAAGCCTCGCACTTCCAAATGGTATCTCCTCAGCGAGGACGAAAGTAACACCAACTATTTTGATGTGCAGGATGACAGGCCAGTCTATGGCGCTAATTTGCAACAGATATTCCCTATTACCTGTGCCATCCCAGACTTATCCACCATTACGGAGATGTCGGAGAAAAGCCAAAAAGCAAGTTTGGACGCTGGAGAATTTAGACGGGAGACAAAGTGa
- the LOC134798239 gene encoding uncharacterized protein LOC134798239 isoform X2: MSGKFYSLREMKSIVDYLTVNHFYGETKGRKMWMDYANSNSTQRTWQSLKETFLKRILPDITNPYYRLDPDQILSFKRGMNLTQKDRRLELRPVNTSKDNGANDENDQPSTSKKNTEENATGEDTQCSKIVHNRASTETLILDTCYQTAEDMQSDLESANEDQNEDKANKSKPALKSVRDFIEYTEPLTPMLQEVLDDFATDEDCSDAEPPMQIDENYVDQDEILDAPENPTSSQSILKPNKTQNTAKITTSGEKVSEKQAGNVNHNKNNTEDPVVVPDDTVLSQLEDVMVLVDEALAQDIDKELSRNIESQNKEASSNQSIPMTDSLLPNNQEAIKNHTTPEVPSPTPSPHDNGERGNRKKESQVDDKQSNSKSNLMSDQEPEQKGSDGLITIDSNEEKANNKDTAKDILTAKSPESPKKPSLKDDKVHEIHSDSSTGIKDIDPQVDNPCLKSVSLFEQLSSTKYSDSDSNNKENSNDQRKTQAQNAGETKTNKDPRSEGTKVNEDQNNETANTKKQTQDGVILLNSRTTSESVDDSDIHHRPLARSSLKIQKDKKLASVFGFSNGGAPKSRRLNGRKRTTSHRNVQSDSSDWTSTSDSDYVSPPHGRRNRYARKYLKPRAARIMSLEEEGGLFVMLGKKVYPLVKDGKPVKNYVTFLPESDPEEDDSYWKSKYIEERKRTDVLKKKLGHSKSNGVLDKEEKDSSISVSSVTSPLTENRTRLPPSRQESVQGNELMRRYSGVMEKPVSKETLKIKFTKNDQEVQLEGHWQHINPVLAQVVSILHKDAEKKADTVTCVELSSGNTTPITPTVIPTEAPMDTGVRDKVNELESAIFKEIEEKDKKDDEIQEVVVQKEDKEKSVPADNPEVKDSVPENVEEQANITQRKKRGRPKRQVSPAVVAAQTPTKKSKKSIELSKVVEEVKAQDVNNTPNAERQTRTPRKLLNGVPPKAKASRKSLAKPQPEAPVESAPTPVIEENEEDVVRYKFPSPEPEQQTTKANITNKTTPKKHLPNIASPESLSHHSANSSQGYQDSDTSPFNINFRRKRRLSISTLSIKGRKMKRKQRSRSYPLIKHFFSESDSSCSITFKTGRKEQSTINSEVYRSDSYQFLMPRSRTIEILDKIEEANDNETDTLANEIRNLRDEILKANDSINKTDPTSSSILSLPLSPELSFVENLSVNKRAIAEINDHPTINETESNTAQNTCNNKYLMSQVDVSMPLMNQDCDLQEKYRKHLMAAMSNLSDGPNSAGRNLSKDSSMRMSITSESILKTYSGINVESSDSLDRRLEQLLLESAQKPATKEEKMEVDTQVKKKGSRKRCSTPHKKNTVQNKKKVNLEPVIVEESKAHCSRGGRRSCPPSVNIVYCEKNVPDNLEINIQDQRIDVTAVTKKPRIKKDIIKVKITKPKDKQHKKKKSPQKKQNISRSSNTEGENESGVFLHGFEDSSELIHNHSETCLHIRDCMDQDGSDSVEYIDTASKSIISLSSDSFASENKENLGGNSMESGKTTPELYCDNAQCATNLREAKATEMQRADSGNTMYFTPFASRCNSALTDDLSDPPVPKPRTSKWYLLSEDESNTNYFDVQDDRPVYGANLQQIFPITCAIPDLSTITEMSEKSQKASLDAGEFRRETK, encoded by the exons ATGTCAGG GAAATTTTATTCATTGCGTGAAATGAAATCAATAGTGGATTACCTAACAGTAAACCACTTCTACGGTGAAACAAAGGGCCGAAAGATGTGGATGGACTATGCCAATTCTAAT TCAACGCAAAGAACCTGGCAGAGCCTCAAAGAGACATTCTTAAAAAGAATCTTACCAGATATTACTAATCCTTATTACAGGCTAGACCCTGATCAGATATTAAGCTTCAAGCGAGG gATGAATCTTACACAAAAAGATAGAAGACTGGAATTGCGACCTGTGAACACTTCTAAAGACAATG GTGCAAATGATGAAAATGACCAGCCAAGTACTAGCAAAAAAAATACAGAAGAAAATGCTACAGGTGAGGATACCCAATGTTCAAAAATAGTACACAACAGAGCATCCACTGAGACCCTTATACTTGATACATGTTACCAAACTGCTGAGGATATGCAAAGTGATCTCGAAAGTGCCAATGAAGATCAAAATGAAGATAAGGCAAACAAATCAAAACCAGCATTAAAGTCTGTTCGGGATTTCATAGAATATACAGAACCTTTGACACCTATGCTGCAAGAGGTTTTGGATGATTTTGCAACAGATGAAGATTGTTCTGACGCTGAACCACCCATGCAAATAGATGAAAATTATGTAGATCAAGATGAAATATTAGATGCCCCAGAAAATCCCACTTCATCCCAGAGCATTCTGAAaccaaataaaacacaaaacacaGCCAAAATCACAACATCTGGAGAAAAGGTTAGTGAAAAACAAGCAGGAAATGTaaatcataataaaaataatactgaAGACCCTGTAGTGGTTCCTGATGACACAGTACTTTCTCAATTGGAGGATGTTATGGTGTTAGTTGATGAAGCTCTTGCACAAGACATAGATAAGGAGCTTAGCAGAAATATTGAAAGCCAAAATAAGGAAGCCAGTTCTAATCAGTCCATTCCAATGACTGACAGTTTACTTCCTAATAATCAAGAAGCTATTAAAAATCATACTACACCTGAAGTTCCATCGCCTACACCTTCACCACATGACAATGGTGAAAGAGGAAATAGGAAAAAGGAAAGCCAGGTTGATGATAAACAATCAAATTCAAAATCTAATTTGATGTCAGATCAAGAGCCAGAACAAAAAGGTTCTGATGGACTAATCACTATCGACTCTAATGAAGAAAAGGCGAATAACAAAGATACTGCAAAAGACATACTAACAGCTAAAAGTCCAGAATCTCCTAAAAAGCCTTCTCTAAAAGATGATAAAGTTCATGAAATACATTCAGATAGTAGCACAGGCATTAAAGATATAGATCCACAAGTTGATAACCCATGCCTGAAAAGTGTCAGTTTATTTGAACAGTTGTCTTCGACAAAATATAGTGATTCAGATtcaaataataaagaaaactcCAATGACCAGCGAAAAACGCAAGCGCAAAATGCTGGAGAaacaaaaactaataaagatccAAGGAGTGAGGGAACTAAAGTAAATGAAGATCAAAACAATGAAACTGCAAACACCAAAAAACAAACACAGGATGGTGTTATTCTTCTAAACTCCCGTACCACCTCTGAAAGTGTTGATGACTCTGATATCCACCATAGACCTCTTGCCCGTTCATCTCTCAAAATTCAAAAGGATAAAAAATTAGCTAGCGTTTTCGGATTTTCTAATG GTGGTGCTCCCAAAAGCAGAAGATTGAATGGTCGCAAGAGAACTACCTCCCACCGTAATGTGCA ATCGGACTCAAGTGACTGGACTTCAACTAGCGATAGCGACTACGTGTCCCCTCCGCATGGCAGGAGGAACAGATATGCTAGGAAATATCT GAAACCGCGTGCAGCCCGGATAATGTCGCTCGAGGAAGAAGGGGGCTTGTTCGTCATGCTGGGGAAGAAGGTTTATCCGTTGGTCAAAGATGGCAAACCTGTCAAGAACTATGTCACTTTCCTGCCTGAGA GTGATCCCGAAGAAGATGACTCTTATTGGaaatccaaatatattgaaGAAAGAAAACGAACAGACGTATTAAAAAA AAAACTGGGACATTCTAAGTCTAATGGCGTGCTAGATAAAGAAGAAAAGGATAGTTCTATCTCGGTATCTTCTGTCACTTCACCCCT gACCGAAAATCGTACAAGATTACCGCCAAGCCGACAAGAAAGTGTTCAAG GAAATGAATTAATGCGACGATATAGCGGGGTTATGGAAAAACCGGTCAGcaaagaaacattaaaaatcaaATTCACTAAGAATGACCAA GAAGTACAACTAGAGGGACACTGGCAACACATAAACCCAGTTCTGGCGCAAGTGGTGTCCATCTTACACAAGGATGCGGAGAAGAAAGCTGACACGGTCACTTGTGTGGAGCTGTCGAGCGGGAACACCACACCCATCACCCCTACGGTTATACCTACTGAGGCGCCTATGGATACGG GAGTACGCGATAAAGTAAACGAGTTAGAATCAGCAATATTTAAAGAGATAGAAGAGAAAGATAAGAAAGATGATGAAATACAGGAAGTTGTGGTACAAAAGGaagacaaagaaaaaagtgtGCCCGCTGACAATCCAGAAGTTAAGGATAGTGTTCCAGAAAATGTTGAAGAACAAGCAAATATTACGCAaag GAAAAAACGAGGCAGACCTAAAAGACAGGTTTCACCAGCAGTTGTGGCGGCACAGACCCCGActaaaaagtcaaaaaaatctatagAGCTAAGTAAAGTCGTAGAGGAAGTAAAAGCTCAAGATGTTAACAACACACCGAATGCCGAGAGGCAAACAAGGACCCCTAGGAAACTCTTAAATG GCGTGCCTCCAAAAGCCAAAGCAAGTAGGAAATCATTAGCAAAGCCACAGCCTGAGGCGCCTGTGGAAAGTGCACCAACTCCAGTAATCGAAGAAAATGAGGAGGATGTGGTGCGCTACAAATTCCCGTCGCCGGAACCCGAACAACAGACCACCAAGGctaatattacaaacaaaacCACTCCCAAGAAGCA CTTACCTAACATCGCTTCACCCGAAAGCTTATCCCACCACTCAGCAAATAGCAGTCAAGGCTACCAAGACTCTGACACTAGCCCATTTAACATAAACTTCAGAAGAAAGAGACGCTTAAGCATCTCCACCCTGTCTATAAAAGGCAGAAAAATGAAACGTAAACAAAGAAGCAGATCATATCCCCTGATAAAACATTTCTTTAGTGAAAGCGATTCATCCTGTAGTATCACTTTCAAAACTGGAAGAAAAGAACAGTCTACCATCAACTCTGAGGTGTACAGATCGGATTCGTACCAGTTCCTCATGCCTCGGTCACGGACTATAGAGATACTGGATAAGATTGAAGAGGCGAACGATAACGAAACTGACACGCTAGCGAATGAAATTCGCAACCTTCGTGACGAGATTTTGAAAGCTAATGACTCAATAAATAAAACTGATCCAACCAGCTCCAGTATATTGTCTTTACCACTGTCCCCAGAACTGTCATTTGTTGAGAATTTATCAGTAAACAAAAGAGCTATTGCAGAAATAAATGACCACCCGACAATCAATGAAACGGAGAGCAATACTGCGCAAAATACGTGCAATAATAAATATCTCATGTCTCAGGTAGACGTTTCCATGCCTCTCATGAACCAGGATTGCGATCTACAAGAAAAGTACAGAAAGCATCTAATGGCCGCGATGAGTAATTTATCTGATGGGCCAAATTCTGCTGGACGGAATTTGTCAAAGGATTCAAGCATGAGAATGTCGATAACATCCGAATCTATCTTGAAAACTTATTCTGGCATCAACGTTGAGTCGTCAGACTCTCTAGACAGAAGACTGGAGCAACTGCTTTTGGAGAGCGCTCAAAAACCCGCGACTAAGGAAGAAAAGATGGAAGTAGATACACAAGTAAAGAAAAAGGGTTCTAGAAAACGATGTTCAACTCCTCATAAGAAAAACACTGTTCAAAATAAGAAGAAGGTCAATCTAGAACCAGTTATAGTTGAAGAATCAAAAGCTCACTGTTCACGCGGTGGCAGGAGATCATGCCCGCCGTCTGTCAATATTGTTTACTGTGAAAAAAATGTACCAGACAACCTAGAAATCAATATACAAGATCAAAGGATTGACGTCACTGCTGTTACCAAAAAGCCACGAATTAAAAAAGATATTATAAAAGTCAAAATAACAAAACCGAAGGATAAGCAGCACAAAAAGAAAAAGTCTCCTCAAAAGAAGCAGAATATTAGCCGCAGTTCAAACACTGAAGGAGAGAACGAGTCTGGTGTGTTTTTGCACGGTTTTGAAGATAGTAGCGAGCTCATACACAACCATTCAGAGACTTGCCTTCATATCAGAGACTGTATGGACCAAGACGGCTCCGACAGTGTAGAGTACATAGACACTGCATCCAAATCTATAATTTCTTTGAGTTCGGACTCTTTCGCTTCCGAGAATAAAGAGAATTTGGGTGGAAACTCAATGGAAAGTGGGAAAACAACACCTGAGCTGTATTGTGACAATGCTCAGTGTGCTACGAATCTGCGTGAGG CTAAAGCAACAGAGATGCAACGCGCAGACAGCGGCAACACGATGTATTTCACCCCGTTCGCGAGCCGATGCAACAGCGCTCTCACCGACGACCTGTCAGATCCGCCCGTCCCCAAGCCTCGCACTTCCAAATGGTATCTCCTCAGCGAGGACGAAAGTAACACCAACTATTTTGATGTGCAGGATGACAGGCCAGTCTATGGCGCTAATTTGCAACAGATATTCCCTATTACCTGTGCCATCCCAGACTTATCCACCATTACGGAGATGTCGGAGAAAAGCCAAAAAGCAAGTTTGGACGCTGGAGAATTTAGACGGGAGACAAAGTGa